The Nitrospira tepida genome includes a window with the following:
- the ttcA gene encoding tRNA 2-thiocytidine(32) synthetase TtcA, giving the protein MIESTNPQPRPSDRIAGLTGEARKLQTRLCRLTGQAIADYGMIDEGDTIMVCLSGGKDSYGLLDILLLLQSRAPISYNIVAVNLDQKQPGFPAHVLPEYLSKLGVPFRIETRDTYSTVKRVIPEGETMCSLCSRLRRAILYQVATELGATKIALGHHREDILETFVLNMLYNGALKTMPPKLGSDDGRHVVIRPLAYVPESDLAAYAEARRFPIIPCDLCGSQEHLKRKVVKSLLGTWEQESPGCLDSMLAALGNVAPSHLLDRALYDFQALEPERETGRPTEAIHPASLQSLKSSSR; this is encoded by the coding sequence ATGATCGAATCAACCAACCCGCAGCCGCGCCCGTCCGATCGCATTGCCGGCTTGACCGGCGAGGCCAGAAAACTCCAAACCCGCCTGTGCCGGTTGACGGGACAAGCCATTGCCGATTACGGCATGATCGATGAGGGCGACACGATCATGGTCTGCCTGTCCGGCGGCAAGGACAGTTACGGCTTGCTGGACATCCTCCTCCTGCTGCAGAGCCGGGCGCCGATCAGCTACAACATCGTCGCGGTGAACCTGGACCAAAAACAGCCAGGATTTCCAGCCCATGTGTTGCCGGAGTATCTTTCCAAACTGGGCGTGCCCTTTCGGATCGAGACGCGCGACACCTATTCGACGGTCAAACGCGTGATCCCCGAAGGGGAAACGATGTGTTCCCTCTGCTCGCGGCTGCGGCGCGCCATCCTTTATCAGGTCGCGACGGAACTCGGGGCGACCAAGATCGCCCTCGGCCACCATCGTGAGGATATCCTGGAAACGTTTGTCTTGAATATGCTGTACAACGGCGCACTCAAGACCATGCCGCCCAAGCTGGGCTCGGACGACGGGCGCCACGTCGTGATCCGGCCGTTGGCCTATGTGCCGGAATCGGACCTGGCCGCCTATGCCGAGGCCCGGAGATTTCCCATCATCCCCTGCGACCTCTGCGGCTCTCAAGAGCATCTCAAGCGGAAGGTCGTGAAGTCCCTGTTGGGGACCTGGGAACAGGAATCACCCGGCTGCTTGGACAGCATGCTCGCGGCCCTGGGGAATGTGGCTCCCTCGCACCTCTTGGATCGCGCCCTGTACGATTTTCAGGCGCTGGAGCCGGAGCGCGAGACCGGCCGGCCGACTGAAGCGATTCATCCCGCCTCGCTCCAGTCGTTGAAATCATCGTCGCGCTAA
- the msrA gene encoding peptide-methionine (S)-S-oxide reductase MsrA has product MSTASQEVATLAGGCFWCLEAVYDQLKGVSSVESGYMGGQVEHPTYEAVCMGRTGHAEVVQIRFDPSVVSFRDILDIFFVIHDPTTLNRQGNDVGTQYRSAIFYHSPEQKAVASDVIATLTAERLYDNPIVTEVVPAGPFYLAEAYHQEYFARNPSQHYCTYVVGPKVSKFRKKFADRLKAGT; this is encoded by the coding sequence ATGTCCACAGCTAGCCAAGAAGTCGCCACACTTGCCGGCGGGTGTTTCTGGTGTCTGGAAGCCGTCTACGACCAATTGAAGGGGGTCTCCTCCGTCGAGTCGGGGTACATGGGCGGACAGGTCGAACATCCGACCTATGAAGCGGTCTGTATGGGCCGGACCGGCCATGCCGAGGTGGTGCAGATCCGGTTCGACCCTTCTGTTGTTTCCTTTCGCGATATTCTGGATATCTTCTTCGTCATCCACGACCCCACGACCCTCAACCGGCAGGGCAACGACGTCGGAACCCAATACCGATCGGCGATTTTCTACCACTCGCCCGAGCAAAAGGCCGTTGCGTCGGATGTGATTGCAACCCTGACCGCTGAACGGCTCTATGACAATCCGATTGTCACGGAGGTGGTCCCTGCCGGCCCCTTCTACTTGGCTGAGGCCTATCATCAGGAATACTTTGCCAGGAATCCTTCCCAACACTACTGCACCTACGTGGTCGGCCCCAAGGTCTCAAAATTCCGAAAGAAATTCGCTGATCGCCTAAAGGCTGGAACCTAG
- the hrpB gene encoding ATP-dependent helicase HrpB, whose protein sequence is MTDLPIEQVLPELCGMLECRPSLLVTAEPGAGKTTRVPLALLKTAWMEGQKLLLLEPRRLAARAAAHYMARLLGESVGMTVGYRTRLDTKVGRTTRIEVVTEGILTRLLQHDPSLAGYGTVLFDEFHERSLQADLGLALALESQRLFRPDLRLVVMSATLDCATLSDLLGQAPILSCQGRNYPVETRYLDRRIAAPLEQVVVQTVRRALLQDGGSILVFLPGMAEIRRVERRLQEAALDSSITIAPLHGELPQEAQDLAIAPSAAGRRKVVLTTSIAETSLTIEGVRVVVDAGLLRIPRFDPRTGLTRLDTVRVTQDSAEQRRGRAGRLEPGVCYRLWTEADQQTLLPSRPPEILEADLAPLVLELALWGTHDPADLSWLDPPPTGATAQARSLLIQLAALDGKGKVTEHGRRVAELALHPRLAHMVLRGGEQGLGNLACNVAALLSERDLLRGPSGWRNADLRLRLDALERDHDPAGGAQYDRALGQRVHRVAAALQRRLSGAGQSTGRKASQLDSLGALLALAYPDRSAQRQPGGQGRYLLANGRGAQFASPDALATEEYLVIAGLDGTGQWARIDLAAPVRLEELESSCGPLIQTVDFIRWDERGREVQARRQRRLGSLVLSDQGLSDPDPEQVSHALLDGIRRAGVANLPWTRELHQWRARVAFLRRIFGPESNWPDVSDQALSERLAVWLGPWLGRLTRWDQVQRLDLTGPLQSLLTREQQQRLDRLAPTHVTVPTGSRVHLDYEGNERPVLAVRLQELFGCRETPRVADGKVPIMIHLLSPAGRPVQVTNDLAGFWTTSYVAVRKELRGRYPKHHWPEDPLSATPTRRAKRPGEREPRS, encoded by the coding sequence ATGACCGATCTTCCCATTGAACAGGTGCTGCCCGAACTCTGCGGCATGCTGGAATGCCGGCCGTCGCTGCTGGTGACGGCCGAGCCGGGGGCAGGCAAAACGACCCGCGTCCCATTGGCCTTGCTGAAGACCGCCTGGATGGAGGGACAAAAGCTGCTACTGCTGGAGCCTCGCCGGCTGGCCGCAAGGGCGGCGGCGCATTACATGGCGCGGCTGCTCGGCGAGTCGGTCGGCATGACGGTCGGGTATCGAACCCGTCTTGATACGAAAGTCGGACGAACGACCAGGATCGAAGTCGTAACGGAGGGCATTCTGACGCGCCTGCTCCAGCACGATCCCTCGCTCGCCGGGTACGGAACCGTGCTCTTCGACGAATTTCACGAGCGGAGCCTGCAGGCCGACCTTGGATTGGCCTTGGCGCTGGAATCGCAACGGCTGTTCCGCCCCGATCTTCGTCTGGTCGTGATGTCAGCGACCTTGGACTGTGCGACCCTGTCCGATCTGTTGGGCCAGGCGCCGATCCTCTCCTGCCAGGGTCGGAATTATCCGGTCGAGACCCGCTATCTGGATCGGCGGATCGCGGCTCCCCTGGAACAGGTGGTGGTCCAGACTGTCAGGCGTGCGCTCCTGCAAGACGGCGGCAGCATCCTGGTGTTCCTCCCGGGCATGGCAGAAATCCGCCGGGTCGAGCGCCGCTTGCAGGAGGCGGCGCTCGACTCATCCATCACCATTGCGCCGTTGCATGGCGAGTTGCCGCAGGAGGCGCAGGATCTGGCGATCGCTCCGTCCGCCGCCGGCAGGCGCAAAGTGGTCTTGACCACCTCGATCGCTGAGACCAGTTTGACGATCGAAGGGGTGCGCGTCGTGGTCGATGCGGGACTCTTGAGAATCCCGCGGTTCGATCCCCGCACCGGGCTCACGCGCCTGGATACGGTTCGCGTCACGCAAGATTCGGCCGAACAGCGGCGCGGCCGCGCCGGGCGTCTGGAGCCCGGAGTCTGTTACCGCCTCTGGACCGAAGCGGATCAACAGACGCTCTTGCCGAGCCGCCCTCCAGAGATCCTCGAAGCGGACCTGGCCCCGCTGGTTTTGGAATTGGCCCTCTGGGGCACGCATGATCCGGCGGACCTGTCATGGCTCGATCCGCCGCCGACCGGGGCGACGGCCCAAGCGCGCAGTCTCTTGATCCAACTGGCGGCGCTCGATGGGAAGGGAAAGGTGACGGAGCATGGGCGGCGCGTGGCGGAGTTGGCTTTGCATCCGAGGCTGGCCCATATGGTGCTCCGTGGCGGCGAGCAGGGACTTGGGAACTTGGCCTGCAACGTGGCGGCCTTGCTCAGCGAGCGAGACCTGTTGCGAGGGCCGAGCGGCTGGCGCAATGCCGATCTGCGCCTTCGGTTGGACGCGCTCGAACGGGATCATGATCCGGCTGGCGGCGCCCAATATGATCGAGCGCTCGGTCAGCGGGTTCATCGAGTGGCTGCCGCGCTGCAACGCCGACTTTCAGGAGCAGGTCAATCCACGGGACGCAAGGCGTCGCAACTCGATTCCCTCGGTGCGCTTCTCGCGCTGGCCTATCCGGACCGAAGCGCGCAGCGTCAGCCTGGCGGACAAGGCCGATATCTCTTGGCCAACGGCCGTGGCGCTCAGTTTGCCTCTCCGGATGCGCTCGCGACCGAAGAGTATCTTGTCATCGCCGGTCTCGACGGGACAGGACAATGGGCGCGTATCGATCTCGCCGCGCCGGTCCGGTTGGAGGAGCTTGAATCGTCCTGCGGTCCGCTCATTCAGACCGTGGATTTTATCCGGTGGGACGAGCGTGGAAGGGAGGTCCAGGCCCGCCGGCAACGGCGATTGGGTTCCCTGGTGCTCTCGGATCAGGGATTGTCTGATCCCGACCCCGAACAGGTCAGTCATGCGCTGCTCGACGGCATTCGTCGCGCCGGCGTGGCGAATCTGCCCTGGACCAGAGAATTGCATCAATGGCGGGCCCGTGTGGCGTTTCTCCGCCGTATCTTTGGACCGGAGTCAAACTGGCCGGATGTCTCCGATCAGGCCCTGTCCGAGCGATTGGCTGTCTGGCTTGGGCCCTGGCTGGGCAGGCTCACGCGATGGGATCAGGTGCAACGGCTCGACCTTACCGGTCCGCTCCAGAGCCTGCTCACCAGAGAGCAACAGCAGCGGTTGGATCGGCTTGCGCCGACCCATGTGACGGTCCCCACCGGTTCTCGCGTGCACCTGGACTATGAAGGGAACGAGCGGCCTGTGTTGGCAGTGCGGTTGCAAGAACTGTTCGGATGCCGGGAGACTCCACGAGTAGCCGATGGGAAGGTCCCAATCATGATCCATCTCTTATCGCCGGCTGGCCGGCCGGTTCAGGTCACCAACGATCTCGCCGGCTTTTGGACCACGTCTTATGTCGCGGTCCGGAAGGAATTGCGAGGACGCTATCCGAAGCACCATTGGCCCGAGGACCCGTTGAGCGCGACGCCGACCCGCCGAGCCAAACGACCCGGCGAACGGGAGCCTCGTTCGTAA
- a CDS encoding ferritin-like domain-containing protein gives MKLLLPQSCERALLERFLRAEAMAMWAVQAAQKQALPTSVMNFLQRHEQDEQRHLQQFEEMLGARSLGRERLPRVPEQWCALAVHLYGYEALGLEFATLLVAVRPDLAEILKDEEAHVGFFERQLRSLLSSGEGPARCARNSAQAWWNRLPRTLDRYLGDPSFASFRDQLRDAILTSLEQRFSALGLSS, from the coding sequence GTGAAGCTCCTGCTGCCCCAGAGCTGCGAACGCGCGTTGCTGGAACGGTTCCTTCGGGCCGAAGCCATGGCGATGTGGGCGGTCCAGGCGGCACAGAAACAGGCGCTACCTACATCCGTGATGAATTTCCTCCAGCGACATGAGCAGGATGAGCAGCGACACCTACAGCAATTCGAGGAGATGCTGGGCGCCCGCTCGCTGGGACGGGAGCGCCTGCCAAGGGTTCCCGAACAATGGTGCGCCCTGGCCGTTCACCTCTACGGCTATGAAGCGCTCGGCCTTGAATTCGCAACCTTACTGGTGGCAGTCCGGCCGGATTTGGCTGAAATCCTCAAGGACGAGGAGGCGCACGTCGGATTTTTTGAACGGCAGCTCAGGTCTCTCCTCTCAAGCGGAGAAGGGCCGGCCCGATGCGCAAGGAACTCCGCTCAGGCTTGGTGGAATCGTCTCCCTCGCACCCTCGATCGTTATCTGGGGGATCCGTCCTTTGCTTCCTTTCGGGATCAACTCCGCGATGCGATTCTCACCTCGCTGGAACAGAGATTTAGCGCGCTCGGCTTGTCTTCATAA
- a CDS encoding DNA gyrase inhibitor YacG, whose product MTCPICKTPVTWQDNPVRPFCSERCKLIDLGRWASGQYRIPGQSFALTPPESSSSDQEPE is encoded by the coding sequence ATGACTTGCCCGATCTGCAAGACCCCTGTCACCTGGCAGGACAATCCCGTGCGGCCCTTCTGCTCCGAGCGCTGTAAATTGATCGACCTGGGCCGCTGGGCTTCCGGACAATACCGGATTCCCGGCCAGAGCTTCGCGCTGACTCCGCCTGAATCCAGTTCCTCGGACCAGGAACCAGAGTGA